The Rhinoderma darwinii isolate aRhiDar2 chromosome 9, aRhiDar2.hap1, whole genome shotgun sequence sequence gcattctaaatatggtaatatcccaaaactccacatgtatctttagccataagaaatacaatgtcagcacgttttctcacgttgcctttgtaacagctgaaatgcaaagccataaactaaacgacttgaaatagaatagccatccccccatgtaggctcttgtttcagcaggtctttgagctttagtgacaactcaactgtccatttaaagcaatatatgttcacacatataaagataattaaaatatctttgacaattcccttcttttgaacataaaattgcttagccatgtattcgAATATTCGTCCGAGATTACGTTCTGGCTAGATCCCCTAGACCAGGGCATTTTTAATGCCATTCACCGCGAAACAAATACTcaggatacgtgtctagcaataggtgagtgcacagcgttacatactgtacacacctgaagatttagggaattacaggtttcacaattcgggcaataccatctatcttggtggttttctacggcttgacagataactttatcaggtatggaagtatttagtgtcacataaacaggtggctctgaatgtttcctcccacctcggttcttagggtggtgggtggtctggacctcatgcactttaatatcctgtgctattttcttaactgctgatacttttgcaatcaaacatgttacataatatatctctatctaagtagctggttgtagtctagctaaggtacatactcctggtctcctgggtggcaaccacttatatgcctcgtacccacatatatgacatacatgttgggttgaagcacatccctggagtgatttaacactcctgcaatccaggagaacaagatcatGTCCCGTCCGGTGGCATTCATCTATGCCACCCCCTTTATTAGTTAGATTACCTCGTGTTACACCCTCTAGACCCTGCATCATCCATTTTCTAGCTGTTTCTGAGCACTAGGAGCTGCCAGTTGCTCTTATCCCCAGACTATACATATTCtgtgtctcttccctcacagtcggtgaggtttacagcatcaaacaatatgtcatttttattaacctgacctctgtttacacatcacacactgtcaTTGGGGTAACATCCAATCATGGACGGCAGCATTCCTAGCCTGAGATCTGTTTTccacagcgcttccctctttgaatatcttacacgATAAAACAGCCAGGGAACCAATGCCCACGCTGCTATTACAAGAGGAACAACTCCAGGAGAGTTAGGGTTGAGCGCTAGGGAAAAGAGATGGGActgcaaggccaaggcaataaccTCATCTATCCTCAGATATGGCATCGTCTTTGAatggagacatatacaacagtccagcaatttagtcaatactgatatcacttgatgtttgataaacttgtcattaaactcttcttctagcttatcatttagacaataggtaaagtagagatgacagaagATGAAGGTCAACCGGAGCTTGACGAGACCCACAGTtcatcgtgattgaggacctgtcagcagtgaccggcatgtccaagttctttccttccaatgtaacggatgtggaagttgtgagctggacttggtacggacgtcacagtgcggctCTAGTGCTTTACAGTGTCTCTTTACACAAGCCCAGTCCCCGGCTGTATACAATGTCCTCCTTTCACTTAGGTTCTGtaatggaatcataaacatatttatacatctgcgtgagctGTTTCTTCAGAGCTCCCACATAATGGGTGAGGTCAGAGGGCAATAGGCAGGCGCTCAGTCCAGggtttatgggtttcagccatgaccttctggatttttaacttaaaagtcccattccacctttctaccttcccattGCTCTTGGGATACGGGGTGTGAAAAGCTGCTGTATACCCAGGACCTGCAGGATGTCTTGGAGTTCCTCTCCAGTAAAGTgagttcctctatcactttctattgtctcagggaccccatatctacataccacttctgagagcaatcttttacttttgctgtggccctcgttactggccacgcctcaggccacccagagaacagatctacacagaccggtacatgttcatactgtcccacttttggtaactgagtcaatctgcaatcgctgatatgggtgggccgcctttaccatatgcctttttgcaacctGCACAGTcttgcctatgttatggcagacacatatcatgcacctctggacaaatctggcaacagcacttgctgaaaccccgggggtacccaccatttggtcaccattgcactcattccttctcttgacacctgcgttggtccgtgcattagttgggttatcatggggaagaggactctgggtaggcacatcctgttacccaccttccatattccatcctccccttcactggcaccttttgtctgccaatgtcctttttcctcttatatggcttgactttgtagtctacttaatattatcatgtctatgggaccagatactatgctggtcaagaatactacgtcctcctctatgagggacCTGAGAGCTGCAGCTTTCGCAGCCTTGTCTACTAGTCTATTTCCCCTTGCTTCGGGGGTAGTTTGCATTTTAGTAAGAGCTTGCACTTTACGTATATTtacctgctttggcagtgtcagagcctcaaacagttctctcactctctcaacattatgggtttacccgtggatccagcaaaatctctgctcctccagattaggccataatcatgtgcaataccaaaagcatatctagagtcagtatatatatatatttgtggttttaccttcagtcagtctacacgcctcagcgagtaccttcaccgccacctcctgtgctgacacggaggatgggagtggttgttactttattacctctgtttcagtggtgacagtatatacccagtcttgtagcctcgttcatggtggtacctggaaccatctacaaaagaaactcaaaagctggattagatattggatcctttgttacattttttaaatgtttttatctctattggcattcaagacaattatgttgATGATCTGGGTACTAgggaatcaaatgtgctgagaaatcaacttcccacaaggctggaaattcactgtctactatttcctgcgacttatcccattccctctcaagtcccccattgaccatgtgtccttctcttcctcctctgttgaaccctgcggaagcaatgtagtagggtttaacactgtaCATCTCTGTATAGTTAGTTTTATATGGGGTGATGAGTCTGGTCTTATACTTAGTAGACATGTGCTTAGTGTGTGCTTGATGAAGAATCTCACTAACAGCATGAGGCACCCTGAGAACTCGAGGCTAATCTTAGCACTATGTCTGTTGTCTTGTCTTTGAgtagagcagctgctgctactacacaaatacaagacggaaggtacaaagttgttgtttttggcATTCTTAGGGAGAGGGGCTTATaagaacatacacatttcttcagtACCCCAGCCTCCAAATACTTGTCTTAtctggttatcaatacttttcaactgtgggaggctcggagggcacggcttcaactgaggtttggggctgtttgcaaacaattttaagtcacaggggccacagacatacgtcctacatctgtttaccctgtgcccagaaggaggacaggaccGCCCTCAATGCCTGAGATGTGAGGTCCTCCTCTCAGTGCAATCCCCATAGAGTGCAGCACACATAAAATGTTGCATatcatcagtaacttcaatctgtccatcagccttatattggatgacaacctgaattgctgcaaggatgtcagaaactataagattgactggacaggaatctgacaccataaacgtgacaacagctcctgtgaatgctgtcatcttatttgcattttcatttcataaaatatattcccaacatgttactgtgtgtgtgtgtgtgtgtgtgtcatgtgcatatgtaatgtatataccatcattcaacagaaaggatactcttataattaaataatagagctttgcaaaatagcaaaatacttgtttccttaattagtatatgtcaatattaaataaaccaatccattaagacaaatgatgaaacatatcgtgcactatatgtgtcatcatatgccaatagaaacttgttaatatcaaataatcataaactaaaatgtaacaatgacataAAAATCTTTCTTGTTGACTCACTTCTCATGTGGTGATTTCAAAGAAACcatttccctttaaccccttcccgacatttgacgtacatgtacgtcatggaaagtactgacttcccgcatcttgccgtacatgtacgtcaaacgtttggcaccggctcagaagctgagccggtcccatcatcaccggatctcagctgtatcttacagctgacatccgactgtaacggcggggaccgaaattagcttcaatccccgccattaaccccttaagtgcagcgctcaaacgcgatcgctgcacttaaggtgtttgcagctcatcggaaccccagtaatgaaattgccggggttccggtggctgcaatggcaaccggaggcctaatactggcctcccggtctgcctagcaccgaagccggtcaagatccgcccggcggcggagcctgatcggcttccgtagctgccggcaagatggcgccgggtcaggagctgatccggcgtcatcagcggtggaagtcagctgtactgtacagctgacatccacctgtaacggcaggaaccggagctagctccgatccctgccattaaccccttcgatgcagcaatcgaaagcgattgctgcatcgtagcggttacaagcagatcgccagccctgacaggcaatcgggactggcgactgctgttatggcaacaggagacacaatggtctcctgctctgccattacggaagccgatttagcgaTATTTGGTTCAGCAACCTGTGTTAAAGGGGTGGTACAGAATTAGAAACGTGTGTGGTATGCATCTgtaccccattcacttcaatgcaactgaactgcaataccagagacgacccatggacaggtgtggcgctgtgttaggaagaaagcagccatgtttttctaatcctgtacaatccctttaatttcGTATGCAGAGTTCGCTGTATTCAACAATACGGCGCAGGTCCTGAGTTGCACCCGgttcaacccctttaacacaaaaTATTCTGttatatgttttgtattttaaTCCATGGGATTTTCTAAATGGATTTCTCTGCTCAGTCTTCTGCTTCTGAAAgtccaccttaaaggggtttgcccttcagggacatttatgacatatccactggatatgtcataaatgtcagatagatgcgggtcccacctctgggaccggcacctatctctagaacggggccccctaaaccccgttctacctttctcgttTCTCGCTGCCTCCTGGGCCACTtcttgattacatggtcggaaattacgaaGTGGCAGCGGGAACAAAGAAAGAaacaacggggtttagggggccccgttctagagataggtgcgtgcCGTGCCAcatctggatatgtcataaatgtccctgatgggaaacccctttaaattgcagCTCTGGGCTAGAAACATTCCTGGTTATTAGATATTCTGGACTGCGCATATTAAAggaatttaaagaggacctgtctcctctcctgacatgtctgctttaATAAATTGTGTaccccatgaaataataattctgggaCATCTTTTCTCACAACTCTACgttatgccattcctctgttattcctcttagaaatgtatgaataaattgaacatttggtgttaccagttgggggtgtgtctctacagtctgtcattgtccaatcagtgctgacagagtgagactgtagggacacgcccctttgacaaggggaaagggaacacccagttatcaatttactcaagaatttctaggaagaataacagaggaacaacagaaagcaaaaagatgttccagaattgttaagtATTTAgtcaaatagacatgtcaggagaggggacaggtcaTCTTTAACTGTTTGTGGTGTAACACACACTATATTTATACAGTAGTTGTATACGATACATTTTTCTTTCTACAGGAAGCACGTCATTAATGCAGCCAGCGTCCAACTCCACACACGGTCGCGACAGGACAACGAAAAAAATCTAAGATATTAAAATGAACAACACGTTAAAGCACTGGAGGGAAGCCGCCACCCTCATTTTGACAGCCGGATGCCAACATCTCAATGCCGtaccaaaaatcacaactcaaatTCCTCGGTATGGTCGTAAGAATAAAGCTGCTTTCGATTATGAAGTTCTCTTACTACAACGCAGTGAGAAAAGTGGGTTCATGCCCAACGCGTTTGTGTTCCCGGGTGGACTCGTGGAACCCTCCGACTTCTCCAATGATTGGGTGACAATTTTTGAGAGACACGTCCAAAAGCCTAACTTTGGCCTTGGCTTGGTGAAGCAGCCTCCtgacaccaggtcacccatgttcATCACAGACAGGAGGAAGTTTGGCTCCCTGATTCCTGGCGAGGTGGCCTTCCGGATCTGCGCTATAAGGGAAGCCTTTGAAGAATCTGGTATTTTATTGGTGGTTCCTGAGAATTCCGATATTGAGGACAGCCAGAAGTTCATGGCCGCTTACGACCAAGATGGAGAAGCCGTAGCCAAGTGGAGAGAAGAGGTTCAGGACGATCCCCAGCGGTTCATCGAAATGTGCAAGAAGCTACGATGTGTCCCTAACATCTGGGCCCTTCATGAATGGGGCAACTGGCTGACCCCATTGTTTTCTAAAAACTCAAGGGCCAGGCGCTATGACACGGCTTTCTTCATCTGCTGCTTGCCAAGGAATCCGGTCACTGCGGATGATAAGAAAGAGGTCACCAATTTCAAAGTGAGTTCACGcagctttgaaggggttgtcttcttCATAAAATAGGGCATGTAGCTCTAATAAATGGGATTTTCTCAGAGGGAGTCACGTCCACTGAGGCTCATGGCACTAGATGACCAGAGGGGCACTCCATGTAAATAGTGGATGGCATTGAAGTCAATTTTTTACAATAGGCGCCCAAACAATACATTGAAATATTGAAGTACCTTGCAGGGTCGATTAGGGATTTCCTTGAATGGCAATTGCCCAGTATAATGTTAATATTGGAAACTATTTGAATGGGTAGAACATTTCGTAAGCCTTGCGTTTTGTTATTAGATTGCTCCCATGCTAAAGATATTACTTCCAAATTATATACgaatataaaataaactaaaaagtTTTAGCATTGCTGTTAACGGGTAATTTATTAAgagagtgagtgcagctctggagtataatacaggctagaAAAAaagggagaggagaggggggggtaggaggaatcctccagctcaccaacacAGAGTCTTCAATCCAGACTGCGCTCGGATGCtcgtgacggcacacggcagcaatagcAAAAGAGGGAGGAAAATAGTGATCCAGCGCCAGGTGATATTTAAAAGGAAAtgaggttccaattttatttccaAAAATACTAAAATTCCAAGTACAGGGATGATTTGCAATAGTGGTTTTGcttacgcgtttcggacaacgctTGTGTCCTTATGTAtggtttatctatatatatattagggctgGGCAGTCAATCGAAAAATTATCTAAATCGAAATTCAGCACAATTATTTGATGTCATCTTAtgaatttcggttttatcaattattttctcccggttcaaactgtatctgcatcttcaggatttgtgggggcagctttgtgagcattatactgtgtggggtcagttatgggggcattatactgtgtggagggcagatataggggtattatactgtgtggggtcagttatgggggcattatactgtgtggagggcagatataggggtattatactgtgtggggtcagttatgggggcattatactgtgtggagggtagttataggggtattatactgtgtgggggcagtgtcaggggtatattatatacagtagtatacagcaggctcaagggataaatattaattcaatggcgttgcatgcaaatagggggtgtggcatgcaaaaggggagtggcctaaataatcaataatcgtaattgaggttacatgttcaattaatcgtgattttgatttaggtcataattgcccggctctaatatatatatatatatgggaaagttaataaaaaatacagcatTCTGGGTGTTATAAAATAGCGCTCGGGGCAGTTATCGCTTTTCTTAAAGGGACCCTTTACTATTAACAATGATGCTATATTCTAATATACAGCCGGTTGTAGAAATGACGATTATGCAAACGAGTTAAAGGTATTTTCTGTGTTTAGAAAGGTAGTTTTTCCACTTTTGCTGACCCCTACCACCCGTATGATTTAACTAATAGTCACATATTAGGAAATTGCTACCTGTGTCTCCATGTCCTGAGATGTTTTATGTTGTGATATGTTTCAGTGGTGGACGCCTCAGGAAGCCATAGAGCAATATCGGAACAAAACCTGGATCCCACCTCCTCAGTTCTATGACTTAAGCAGATTGTGTAACTTTACGCACCTTGAAGAGCTGCGGCGATTCACTCTCCACCGTTCCTTGGAAGGCTGTGAAAGATGGATGCCTGTTCTCTTACAAGCCAAGGATGGCATGGTGCATATGCTGccaggtatgtgtgtgtgtgtgtgtgtgtgtgtgtggccttaATCGTTGTATAATGAAACGTTCtggcactttctaatatactttgtatcattttcaagatttctgcttgctgtcagtgaatggaagtcTTCTTTAACCATACAGACCTAAAACttggctacaattgtatccagtttagACAATCCCCTGTGAG is a genomic window containing:
- the NUDT19 gene encoding acyl-coenzyme A diphosphatase NUDT19, translated to MNNTLKHWREAATLILTAGCQHLNAVPKITTQIPRYGRKNKAAFDYEVLLLQRSEKSGFMPNAFVFPGGLVEPSDFSNDWVTIFERHVQKPNFGLGLVKQPPDTRSPMFITDRRKFGSLIPGEVAFRICAIREAFEESGILLVVPENSDIEDSQKFMAAYDQDGEAVAKWREEVQDDPQRFIEMCKKLRCVPNIWALHEWGNWLTPLFSKNSRARRYDTAFFICCLPRNPVTADDKKEVTNFKWWTPQEAIEQYRNKTWIPPPQFYDLSRLCNFTHLEELRRFTLHRSLEGCERWMPVLLQAKDGMVHMLPGDELYPDDPDVTGQTQKMYSTNRTIEELVRDGERLHRLLHLDGVPRFFITTKPKYKHVNPLFQQSDNDIEPKSQL